From one Lemur catta isolate mLemCat1 chromosome 5, mLemCat1.pri, whole genome shotgun sequence genomic stretch:
- the BNIP1 gene encoding vesicle transport protein SEC20 isoform X3, with translation MAAPQDVHVRICNQEIVKFDLEVKALIQDIRDCSGPLSALTELNAKVKEKFQQLRYRIQELEQSAKEQDKESEKQLLLQEVENHKKQMLRKTTKESLAQTSSAITESLMGISRMMSQQVHQSEEAMQTLVNSSRTILDANEEFKSMSGTIQLGRKLITKYNRRELTDKLLIFLALALFLATVLYIVKKRLFPFL, from the exons ATGGCGGCTCCCCAAGACGTCCACGTCCGGATCTGTAACCAAGAGATTGTCAAATTCGACCTGGAGGTGAAGGCGCTTATCCAG GATATTCGTGATTGTTCGGGACCTTTGAGTGCACTTACCGAACTGAATGctaaagtgaaagagaaatttcAACAGTTACGTTACAGAATACAG GAGCTTGAGCAGTCGGCTAAAGAGCAAGACAAAGAGTCAGAGAAGCAACTTCTACTCCAGGAAGTGGAGAATCACAAGAAGCAGATGCTCAG GAAAACCACCAAAGAAAGCTTGGCCCAGACGTCCAGCGCCATCACAGAGAGCCTCATGGGGATCAGCAGGATGATGTCGCAGCAGGTCCACCAGAGCGAGGAGGCCATGCAGACTCTAG TCAATTCTTCACGAACAATCCTGGATGCAAATGAAGAATTTAAGTCCATGTCCGGGACCATCCAGCTGGGCCGGAAGCTCATCACCAAATACAATCGCCGGGAGCTAACGGACAAACTTCTCATCTTCCTTGCTCTGGCCCTGTTTCTTGCTACGGTCCTCTATATCGTGAAAAAGCggctctttccttttttgtga
- the BNIP1 gene encoding vesicle transport protein SEC20 isoform X1 codes for MAAPQDVHVRICNQEIVKFDLEVKALIQDIRDCSGPLSALTELNAKVKEKFQQLRYRIQELEQSAKEQDKESEKQLLLQEVENHKKQMLSNQTSWRKANLTCKIAIDNLEKAELLRGGELLRQRKTTKESLAQTSSAITESLMGISRMMSQQVHQSEEAMQTLVNSSRTILDANEEFKSMSGTIQLGRKLITKYNRRELTDKLLIFLALALFLATVLYIVKKRLFPFL; via the exons ATGGCGGCTCCCCAAGACGTCCACGTCCGGATCTGTAACCAAGAGATTGTCAAATTCGACCTGGAGGTGAAGGCGCTTATCCAG GATATTCGTGATTGTTCGGGACCTTTGAGTGCACTTACCGAACTGAATGctaaagtgaaagagaaatttcAACAGTTACGTTACAGAATACAG GAGCTTGAGCAGTCGGCTAAAGAGCAAGACAAAGAGTCAGAGAAGCAACTTCTACTCCAGGAAGTGGAGAATCACAAGAAGCAGATGCTCAG CAATCAGACCTCATGGAGGAAAGCTAATCTCACTTGCAAAATTGCAATCGACAATCTAGAGAAAGCAGAACTTCTCCGGGGAGGAGAGCTCTTAAGGCAAAG GAAAACCACCAAAGAAAGCTTGGCCCAGACGTCCAGCGCCATCACAGAGAGCCTCATGGGGATCAGCAGGATGATGTCGCAGCAGGTCCACCAGAGCGAGGAGGCCATGCAGACTCTAG TCAATTCTTCACGAACAATCCTGGATGCAAATGAAGAATTTAAGTCCATGTCCGGGACCATCCAGCTGGGCCGGAAGCTCATCACCAAATACAATCGCCGGGAGCTAACGGACAAACTTCTCATCTTCCTTGCTCTGGCCCTGTTTCTTGCTACGGTCCTCTATATCGTGAAAAAGCggctctttccttttttgtga
- the BNIP1 gene encoding vesicle transport protein SEC20 isoform X2, whose protein sequence is MVSFHFIASGKASHLFNVSQDIRDCSGPLSALTELNAKVKEKFQQLRYRIQELEQSAKEQDKESEKQLLLQEVENHKKQMLSNQTSWRKANLTCKIAIDNLEKAELLRGGELLRQRKTTKESLAQTSSAITESLMGISRMMSQQVHQSEEAMQTLVNSSRTILDANEEFKSMSGTIQLGRKLITKYNRRELTDKLLIFLALALFLATVLYIVKKRLFPFL, encoded by the exons ATGgtgtcatttcatttcattgcctCGGGAAAGGCCTCTCATCTCTTCAATGTCTCCCAGGATATTCGTGATTGTTCGGGACCTTTGAGTGCACTTACCGAACTGAATGctaaagtgaaagagaaatttcAACAGTTACGTTACAGAATACAG GAGCTTGAGCAGTCGGCTAAAGAGCAAGACAAAGAGTCAGAGAAGCAACTTCTACTCCAGGAAGTGGAGAATCACAAGAAGCAGATGCTCAG CAATCAGACCTCATGGAGGAAAGCTAATCTCACTTGCAAAATTGCAATCGACAATCTAGAGAAAGCAGAACTTCTCCGGGGAGGAGAGCTCTTAAGGCAAAG GAAAACCACCAAAGAAAGCTTGGCCCAGACGTCCAGCGCCATCACAGAGAGCCTCATGGGGATCAGCAGGATGATGTCGCAGCAGGTCCACCAGAGCGAGGAGGCCATGCAGACTCTAG TCAATTCTTCACGAACAATCCTGGATGCAAATGAAGAATTTAAGTCCATGTCCGGGACCATCCAGCTGGGCCGGAAGCTCATCACCAAATACAATCGCCGGGAGCTAACGGACAAACTTCTCATCTTCCTTGCTCTGGCCCTGTTTCTTGCTACGGTCCTCTATATCGTGAAAAAGCggctctttccttttttgtga